Genomic window (Nymphaea colorata isolate Beijing-Zhang1983 chromosome 1, ASM883128v2, whole genome shotgun sequence):
tcaagaaatggcGAGGAACTTCAAGTTCGATATCTCCAAAGTGACGGAGAAACATAATGACAactgaaggaaaaagaaactggTAATACAGGAAACAGGACCTGACAAtcataaaaaagtaaaagtactTGAAAGCAAAAGGACATTACAGAATCGAGAAAGAGAGGGTGATCTCCTTCCAAAAAGATGTTGTTTGTGCTCTTGTAGAGACTGAAATCCCACTTCTCCCCACGCTCATGTCTGCCACTGGTGAGCCAGTCTACGATAATTAAATTGGAATTGGAGACAATTCTGAATATTTGCTTCTGGGAATATCTTGCACCAGCAAAACACGTAACTGGATCTGGAAGGACAGCTAGAAGAGCATTGCTTCCAACTTGGGCCTACTGAAAGGCATATACAACAGCCATAATCAGCATGAAAGTCATAAAAAATCATGCTTTCACAATCACTCACTAAATTGCGACTAACCGGAGAAACACATGCATGTACAGCGGAATCGCATAATTTATCACAAGGTTTCACAATGCTCAGCAAGCACAGAAAGAACATTCTGCAACTAAGAAGCCTTTCCAAATCAATGGAGAAAGGCCAGCACCATCAAATTTCAAGTATCCGTCAAAGATGCAGATTAGGATTGCCACATGGCCAATGGCCTTCCAGACGGCTTTCAGGATATCGAAGTGCTGATTACAAATTGTTGGGAAAGGAGTATCGAGATGTACTTTACTTCAAGCCTGTGATTACAACTAGGAGAACAATCTAGGTATAGATGTATTTGAACAACAACATGGTATTCAAGAACACGTCTTCAATTGGGATAGAAATTAGAGATATAAAAGCATAATCAAATGACATGCCAAGTAAGCACATCGATCGCATAACGTGTTCATGATCCTTATGCTCTGCATTTTAATAGCCCAGATGAATATGGTAGTCTAACAGAGAGCTACTACCTCCAGTATTTGCTCAGAGCACTTCGCCCCGATAGCTTTGTATACCTGCAAAATTCCAAACGTGAACATTACATACTTCAGTAAATACGAAGCAGCATAAGCAAACATATTTAATCACTTCAATAGATCATGATCATTATTTATACAAAGAAATTGTtaattcttttggaaaatattattgATTCATTTGTCGTATGTAGCAAAAATTGCGACATGGAAAGAAATTCGCTTATCATGCTCTAGTCCCCCGCTAATGTGACGAAGTGAAGAAGCATAGTAGAGTTCTttaatttgacatttttatatttgctaATACTTTTCCAGATAAAATCTATATTTCTGAAAAGATCTCAAAAATCTTCCTTGCATACATGCTCCTGCCAGAGAAAGAGGTCCGCGAGATTGCTTCTCGTTCTCCTGCtgctttttatcattttatgttCAGACAGTGCCTAATACAATGTCTAACAGTTTCCACATTCCTCTTGTGTATCGTGTATCCGATGGGGAGAGGAAGGCGAGCCATCACAGTAAATTAGGCAGAGACACCCAGAAAGACAGAGCTGACAAACGAGATGGATAACAAGAAGACGAAAGAAGAGTAGAAAAGCCAGAAGCCACTGACCTTGGTGGAGGACTGGGTCTTGATGGCAGCAGTGCAATCATTTCCTATTCTTACATCAAAACTGATACGGTCTCCCTGTAACACCATTACTCCAAGATGAGGAAAaatgggaaagagagagagagagagagagagagagagagagagagagagaagggcatACGGAGACGATGCCTCCACCAAAGGAGACGGTGTAAACCCACACAGCATCAGAATCTGCAACACCAGCCTGACCCAAAAGCACAATCCATGTTTGAATcagagagggggagaaagaAATAGACATTGGAGGGTATAATGAGATTCAGAAGgtgcaaaagagagagaaagagagaccttGGAAGGTATAATGAGTTTAAGAGGGTATCGAGAGAAGCATCGGGTGGGCGTCGACCTTCCCCCTACCTTCTCCACCACCATCACTCCATTTTTCCCTCTTGCCGCGTCACCAGAGGACGCCGCCatcaccacctcctcctccatggctctctcttccttcttcctccccacaGGCCCTGATGCTTCCCGCCGTCATCACGCGGCTGCGGCCTTCTTCTGGAACTCCCGTACTCGGGTCAACGTTCGTCGAATCCGAAACCGTAGCCTGTCGAACTGACTCGGCTTCTGGACTGAGATCTTGGGTATTGGGATCTTAATAAATTCCAATCTTCACATGTTCGATTTTTAGCTATGCTTTTTCGTTTGAAGATGCATAAGATGTCTGCAATACTTGTATCTCAAATGCATAAATTTCAAGTTTGATTCTTCATTGTAAAACCTGCCCACTTTACTATTACAAGCAATTATATTGGTAGGATCGCATCTTGATTAagacatgaatttaaaaaactgCAGTAATCAAACAGcctttaataaattttcaactCCCCATCAAATGTTGAACTACACAATTCGGATCTTGATTAATTCACGTTATTGAATGTAATTGGTCAGATTCGCTTCAAATCTGGGTTATCAAGTTAGATACAACAAAACCTTAGTTTATAAACCTAATTAATGACCCACCTAGATAGTTACTGACCTCCCAATGTTATATGCAATTCTATACATCCAAAACGAATTAACGACCGTGAGGCAAGGGGACAAGGAAGACACAGTGACCAGATCAAGTACTGGGACTGAGTCAATAACAAGATATGAATGCCAATGGATCATCTCCATTGAACTCGAGTGCAAATGTTCTCCATGAGTTGTTAATCATGAATACCTCCGTTGAACTCCGATGAGTGCCATCACTAGAAAATTGGCGCcatgaaaatattgtgcaaATTGAATTCACTTGGTGTTTGATAAACACATAATTCAAACTTTTTACGTCGAAAATTTCCGTTTCTTACTTGAATCATAGGTTCAGTAGAATTTGGGTGTGATAAACCATGCCCAATTATGGTTCACCCCCTGCTGATAAGGGTGTCTATCAAAGGATCAACTATGCTCCACCCATGATAACAATGTTAGGAAAAATACTAAGCCTATGTTTTACTAGCCTTTTTGCCTCTTAGCTAGGGGCTGCGAATGAGCTAGATAAAATGAGCTTAATGTATTCGAGCCATTTAGGTCTGTTTTGATAGCTAAGCCAAGCTGAGCTCAAACTTCTCTATCACTACATGATCATAAGGAAAACATATGGCTGGTTACAACCGTTCATTTGGTGAAGTTCGGCATTCATGtcacttgtatatatatatatatatataatcgtgTTTAGCAATGAAGCTTTGATCCTTATCAAGTTATGATCAATTGGCAGGTCGAAGTAAATTAAGACCATTCACATTGGAAGAGGTCAAGTGTTTCAAGCTAGACATGAGTAGACGTGTTCTGGTAATCTGCCTAACTTCAACTTGctcgaggaaaaaaaaaatgaaaagggaaaacatcACACATGCCTATCTATGTCAAGGAAGCATAGAAAGGCAAAATGAATACAGAATATATAGTTTATTaaatttgtcaaagaaaatgCCTGTCGCTATCAGGTGCGTCATCAGTTCTTATCAATTCCCCCAAACTTTGATTTTTCCAACACCGTGCCCGTTGATCTCCattaattttcttcttccaagGGAGCGTGTTTAGGTGAAGAAATCCAGTGTTTGTGGGTCTATAAGTCACCAATATTCTCCATTCAATCacctttaaaaaattaatagacTACTCGTTAAACAAAAGAGGACACAACGATCAGATTCTTTACATGTTAATCttagaaacaaaaaggaaaaaaggagaaCAGGAGGTCTCCATGTACGGAAAACAAGCAGCAGAGACTTCGAAGCAGTGGAGCAACATGACCAAAGAAGCAAAATTGTGTTGATTCCTGATATCCCAAACACAACGATATAAGCCATTTCTACAGACACCAAGTTCCACAATTTCAACTATGAACAACAAGAGAAATCTAAACACCATGATCATTGTCTGATGTGAAAGTAATATGAAAGGCAAAAGAGATTGTATAGCAACTAAATGAATGAAACTGCTTGCATCTAAAAGGGAAGCATACATCATCTCCCCGACTATGGTAAACTAcaaagagtttttttttgttcttcgaAAATATGTACACAGTCAGTCAGTGTAATGGTTATGCTACTCTCAAACTGCTCCTCCTTTGCGTCAAATGCGCttcctttttttggtttgaGTTTTTCAAAGCGACAGTGTGAAACCATCCAGCCTACCATCGTTGGAAGCTGGTGCCTCTTGGCTGCATGTTTGAAGAAACACCATCAAACAAGAAGCCGTCCGGGTTAGGTCTGGAGTTGGTAAACCCCTGCAAGAAGACTTGGTTGCCGCCATTGTTGCTGCCGCTGGCGACGGCCGCAGCAGCCACGTTCCCACTGTCGCCGCTGGAGAAGAACACCAGCTCTTCCTGGTGTTGTTGCAGGCTTGGCTGCGCGAGTGGCACAGGGGCTGCGGCCAAGGGGTTGTTCATCTGGTGGTGGTGAGGACCATAGCCGAAGTTGAGATTGGAGCCGCCGGTCTGGTACCCCGTGAACAGGTGGGCGGAAGGTCCGCCGGTGAATTGCTGCACCATGGCCCGGAAATTGTGGGTGTCGGTGTTGAGGAGGGTGGTGGGGGCTCGCTTCGACACCCTCGTCCGCTTCCTTGGGGCTTTCGCCACCCGTCCTTCTGCACCAAGGTGAGAGTTGGCGTTCAAGGCGGCGCCGCTGTTCGCCGAGGCGACGGAGGAACCGGCTGGGACCGCACTTCTTTGTGGGGAGGCGAGATCCGGCATTGTCATTGTGGTGGTGACTGCCATTGCATCTGAAACGCGAGCGCTCAGTGGTGGCTGCACTGGCGCGCCCGGCGCTCGACCAAGCCCGAGATTCCGGTGGTAGAACTCCATCCACTCGCTCTTCCTCTCCATAAGCGAAACCGTCTGAGGGTGCGGAGGGGCCGGACAGAGTAATTCTCCTCCTCTGCTTTCTCTTCCTGCTGGCGTCTCCTCTCCTGCTCTTCCACAGCAACAACTTTCAAAGGAGAAGGTTCTCTGCGACTGCCGAAGGATGAATATTTATGGTGGGGACTGGCTGTATCCCTTAGTGGCGTCCACACATACCTCCAAAAGAGAAGCTCGAATGGTAAAAAGTCATGGAAGAGAAAGGAGCAGGCGGGGGAGGAGGGGCCCTTGACCGTTCACTGAAGATAAAAAAGTCTTCCTCTCCCTGTCCTTTCGGCCATCTCCATGGTGGTACGTGTCTGTGGACGAAACGCGAGGGGAGTTAGGCAGCCGCAGGGGCTTCTGCGAAACTACGAGTCCGGCCGACGACATCCCACTGACGTTGGCGAGGCGTCACCTTCTTCTTGGCCCCGCCGTGGGAGAGAGGGGCTGACCGTGACGGCCTTTCTTGGTCGCTGCCGCCGCTGCGTGGAAGCCGGGTGCGCCTCCTTCCCCTTTTGCGGAGGCACCTTCCTTCGAGCTGAAGGAGAGAGGTCTTGGGTCGCGGAGCCAGCAGGTTGGTCAAGGAGTCGAACCGTCAAAGGCGTAGGTGAACCGACTGGTCTCATTCACGGGTCTAGTCTTGATGGGACGGGAACAGCCAGCTCCGCCGGTTAGGTGGCCGGCCGGCCTGATATGGTTGGCCCGGGGCTTTGTTGCATGCTTTGTTGTTCCAACTAGGGCGGGGCATCTGAGCGGCTCGGCCTAGGCCGTGCGTCAAGCCTTCAGTTCATCCTGAtcgagctctctctctctctctctctctctctctctctctctctctctctctctctctctctctatatatatatatatatatatatatatatatatattatgtctGGGGGAGACTCAATGCCCACTCTTAATCCCAACAACTGAAAAGTAAGTTTATAAAAAGTTTCAATAATTAAGGATGTTAATGGATGTTACACTCAGATCAAATGCCTAACTAAACTACTTTtaaacaaagtttgacatgctTAACAATTTAGCATCCGACCTagaattcagattcggatttaagaaatgaacaCCTGATCTAATTCGCATTCAGCTTCAGTTTTAGATGAATATATGGTCACACTcgaattcagttttaaataaatgatcTAATTCGCATTCAGCTTCAGTTTTAGATGAATATATGGTCACACTcgaattcagttttaaataaatatcctatattcaataTTTATATGTAATAAAAGTTGATGCCCAACTTTTTATAATGGGGCTCAGATTCtcttgtgtatttaaaagtcagattcgaATGCATACTTAAAGTTTGCATCTGAAGCATATTCAAATTGTACATTTAAAAACTGGATCTAGATGTAGTAttagacttttctttgtttgtatttgaatacGAATACAAATACATGAACAGGAGGCGGATATGATGACAAAAGGTAAGCAGCTAATGCCACGACCAAGTTAAAATCTATCGAGTTTTAAAACTATTAGAACCACCAACCTAATACCAAGATTTCATGTCAAATTTTACGGGCTCTAGAGCACAAGCAAGAAAGAATGAATGACTGAATGTAAGACATATGAACCCCTAAATAGAGAGAAATGCAGAGGTTCTAGATACCTGTTGAGTAAGCCCTCACGACTTGGTTGGTTTTCTCATTTCAATTTGAACTCCCTTCTAACAGTTGAGTTTAGACCGCAAATCATAAACAAAGAtcgatttgttttcttttttgactcGGTCAGGTTTATGTGAAAGGACAGGTTGAAACATCAAAATGAGCAAACTCACATGCAACAGCTGCACCAATTTTGATCAGTTGTTGGACTAAAGGCAACAATAATGCTAATTAGAATTTTGTCCTTGTTATTATTATCAGTATCCTTATTATTGACTTTCTGCGGTCACCTTCACTGGGTGACGACCTCCATTGTTGGGAGAAGGAATGAAGCTTCGGCCATCACTCAGGCACTGGAATTTCATCTTGCTCACCCGAAAAAGGGTTCTTAAAGCCCTACCTGGCAGATAGCAAGGACCAGCTATCTTTTTCTTGAAGTAAAGCGTAGAGAGTCATTCAACCTCTCTTCTGGCATTTACTGAATCCAACCTAACAGAACCCTTTTTGCCCGCTAATAAGCACAAGAAAACAAGGCCAC
Coding sequences:
- the LOC116248465 gene encoding urease accessory protein D isoform X1, which codes for MEEEVVMAASSGDAARGKNGVMVVEKVGGRSTPTRCFSRYPLKLIIPSKAGVADSDAVWVYTVSFGGGIVSGDRISFDVRIGNDCTAAIKTQSSTKVYKAIGAKCSEQILEAQVGSNALLAVLPDPVTCFAGARYSQKQIFRIVSNSNLIIVDWLTSGRHERGEKWDFSLYKSTNNIFLEGDHPLFLDSVVLEDSMDSTVADRMHNYQVTAMLILVGPKLKQIRNQIANDVKETMSRLLQLPFAARSCYNKRQKSQHTIEKPDFIASCSGIGHWFGCANHGNDDRVSLQVSSPTFSMFGIPSWSSSIQLKPCSCSSGFNFMPLKCMCSCLRNNCTIGIKPKC
- the LOC116248465 gene encoding urease accessory protein D isoform X2 yields the protein MEEEVVMAASSGDAARGKNGVMVVEKVGGRSTPTRCFSRYPLKLIIPSKAGVADSDAVWVYTVSFGGGIVSGDRISFDVRIGNDCTAAIKTQSSTKVYKAIGAKCSEQILEAQVGSNALLAVLPDPVTCFAGARYSQKQIFRIVSNSNLIIVDWLTSGRHERGEKWDFSLYKSTNNIFLEGDHPLFLDSVVLEDSMDSTVADRMHNYQVTAMLILVGPKLKQIRNQIANDVKETMSRLLQLPFAARSCYNKRQKSQHTIEKPDFIASCSGIGNKDIGLVVRIMAMTTESVYKFLHQHLACLASLLGAVPYS
- the LOC116263627 gene encoding VQ motif-containing protein 22-like, which produces MERKSEWMEFYHRNLGLGRAPGAPVQPPLSARVSDAMAVTTTMTMPDLASPQRSAVPAGSSVASANSGAALNANSHLGAEGRVAKAPRKRTRVSKRAPTTLLNTDTHNFRAMVQQFTGGPSAHLFTGYQTGGSNLNFGYGPHHHQMNNPLAAAPVPLAQPSLQQHQEELVFFSSGDSGNVAAAAVASGSNNGGNQVFLQGFTNSRPNPDGFLFDGVSSNMQPRGTSFQRW